Proteins encoded in a region of the Streptomyces akebiae genome:
- a CDS encoding ABC transporter ATP-binding protein, whose product MTETSDRLHDKNGETDEASSVPDEEELAFNHPGGDSLEIADLLTGRTMARRLPSLIRRTFSLAWEVDRKAVIALLACQIVSGISGALGLFATTEALAVLIETAHNTSRLPAAIPAVAVLAGTAGLRALLGIAIQALSNRLSPRIQREAEYKMLEAATNAEQAAYDHPGFNDRFDAAERGVEVSRDMIGQSQNYVSSLATLIAAAVVLASLYPLLLPLLLLAAVPQAVASIRGERITYLAVVATHKDRRVKTMLRWHLIAKNQSDQIRTDTLAPYLLKKYTVSAERVEATSNTAAWDRAKIAIVGAAATGLASSLVWGAVFLLLGTGRISAAAAGTAVFALRSAATGLQGLVGYGRDLMRTGFYLDDWERFVTEAAGQRLDRGDLTPQRPRHIALRNVTFRYPEADQDTLHNVDFEVRQGEIVAVVGENGSGKSTLMKLLSGLNLPTSGVVTWDGISIADLDPHAVWRQTSVVPQDFARWPMTARENISLGQQRAEGDAAIHRAARSSGADDVIKTLRSGLGTLLAREFWGGVALSPGQWQRIAVARPAHRDAGLLVMDEPTSDLDPRAEHRIFTGLRDMAGDRAVVLVTHNLANTSTADRIVVLDKGRVVQEGTFHELVNQPGLMQELWQLQQDRAAYRSEGEER is encoded by the coding sequence GTGACGGAGACCTCCGACCGACTGCACGACAAGAACGGCGAGACCGACGAGGCAAGTTCGGTGCCCGACGAGGAGGAACTGGCGTTCAACCATCCGGGTGGGGACAGTCTGGAGATCGCGGATCTGCTGACCGGACGCACCATGGCCCGGCGGCTTCCCTCACTGATCCGCAGGACCTTCTCCCTGGCCTGGGAGGTCGACCGCAAAGCCGTCATCGCCCTTCTCGCCTGCCAGATTGTCTCCGGGATCTCCGGAGCGCTCGGGCTGTTCGCCACCACCGAGGCGCTCGCGGTGCTCATCGAGACGGCACACAACACGAGCCGGCTGCCCGCAGCGATCCCGGCCGTGGCCGTCCTGGCCGGGACGGCCGGACTGCGGGCCCTGCTCGGCATCGCCATCCAGGCCCTGTCCAACCGGCTCTCCCCGCGGATTCAGCGCGAGGCGGAGTACAAGATGCTGGAGGCAGCGACCAACGCGGAACAGGCCGCCTACGACCACCCCGGCTTCAATGACCGGTTCGACGCTGCCGAGCGGGGCGTCGAGGTCAGCCGGGACATGATCGGCCAGTCCCAGAACTACGTCTCCTCCCTGGCCACTCTGATCGCGGCAGCTGTGGTCCTGGCCAGCCTGTATCCGCTGCTCCTGCCCCTTCTTCTGCTGGCCGCCGTACCGCAGGCCGTCGCCTCCATCCGGGGCGAACGCATCACCTACCTCGCGGTGGTCGCCACCCACAAGGACCGGCGGGTGAAGACCATGCTGCGCTGGCATCTGATCGCCAAGAACCAGTCCGACCAGATCCGCACCGACACCCTGGCCCCCTACCTGCTGAAGAAGTACACGGTCAGCGCCGAGCGGGTGGAAGCCACCAGCAACACCGCCGCCTGGGACCGGGCCAAGATCGCCATCGTCGGCGCCGCGGCCACGGGCCTGGCGTCCTCGCTGGTGTGGGGTGCGGTGTTCCTACTGCTGGGGACCGGCCGGATCTCGGCGGCAGCGGCCGGCACCGCCGTGTTCGCGCTGCGCTCCGCGGCCACCGGGCTGCAGGGGCTCGTCGGCTACGGCCGGGATTTGATGCGCACGGGCTTCTACCTCGACGACTGGGAGCGGTTCGTCACGGAGGCCGCCGGCCAGCGCCTGGACCGCGGCGACCTCACCCCCCAACGGCCGCGCCACATCGCCCTGCGCAACGTCACCTTCCGATACCCCGAGGCGGATCAAGACACCCTCCACAACGTCGACTTCGAGGTCCGTCAGGGCGAAATCGTGGCCGTCGTCGGGGAGAACGGCTCGGGCAAGTCGACCCTGATGAAATTGCTGTCCGGGCTCAACCTGCCCACCAGCGGCGTCGTCACCTGGGACGGCATCAGCATCGCCGACCTCGACCCCCACGCCGTGTGGCGCCAGACCAGCGTGGTCCCGCAGGACTTCGCCCGCTGGCCCATGACCGCGCGCGAGAACATCTCCCTCGGCCAGCAGCGTGCCGAGGGCGATGCGGCCATCCATCGCGCGGCACGGTCCAGCGGCGCCGACGATGTGATTAAAACCCTGCGGTCGGGGCTGGGCACCCTGCTGGCCCGGGAGTTTTGGGGCGGCGTAGCCCTGTCGCCGGGACAGTGGCAGCGCATCGCGGTCGCCCGGCCCGCACACCGAGACGCGGGCCTGCTCGTCATGGACGAACCCACCTCGGACCTCGACCCGCGTGCCGAGCACCGGATCTTTACCGGCCTGCGCGACATGGCCGGAGACCGGGCCGTCGTCCTCGTCACCCACAACCTCGCCAACACCTCCACCGCCGACCGCATCGTCGTCCTCGACAAGGGCCGCGTGGTGCAGGAAGGCACCTTCCACGAACTGGTCAACCAGCCCGGCCTGATGCAGGAACTGTGGCAACTCCAGCAGGACCGGGCCGCCTACCGCAGCGAAGGGGAAGAACGATGA